Proteins co-encoded in one Ananas comosus cultivar F153 linkage group 15, ASM154086v1, whole genome shotgun sequence genomic window:
- the LOC109721512 gene encoding glycine-rich RNA-binding protein 10-like → MAFATRVQNLLKKAVASNPSVYQAVRCMSSSKLFIGGLSYGTDDQSLKEAFTHYGEVVEARVIIDRESGRSRGFGFVTFTSSEEASAAITGMDGKDLHGRMVRVNYANDRGGGFRSGYGGGGYGGGGGYGTGGGYGGGGYGGGGYGGGSGGGYGGGGNSGGYGGGGGYSRGGYGGGAGGYSGGGTGGSYGGDNYNTGDVESYGSGTRGYGGNSVGGAGGNYGVSGGSEATTGYGSRTDQGDDQFNAQDDFLEDDFKDDXGENGGGEATTGYGSRTDQGDDQFNAQDDFLEDDFKDDDDDEPDDYANKKR, encoded by the exons ATGGCATTTGCCACTAGAGTTCAAAATCTTCTTAAGAAAGCTGTAGCTTCCAATCCATCAGTATACCAAGCAGTACGATGCATGTCATCCTCGAAACTCTTTATTGGAG GGCTGTCATATGGTACAGATGATCAAAGTCTAAAAGAAGCTTTCACACATTATGGTGAAGTTGTTGAAG CTAGAGTTATCATTGACCGAGAGTCTGGAAGGTCAAGGGGATTTGGTTTTGTTACTTTCACATCTAGTGAAGAGGCCTCAGCTGCCATTACCGGCATGGATGGGAAG GATCTTCATGGCCGGATGGTGAGGGTCAATTATGCCAATGACCGTGGTGGTGGATTCCGTAGCGGTTATGGCGGTGGCGGAtatggtggcggcggcggataTGGCACTGGAGGCGGTTATGGGGGCGGTGGATATGGCGGTGGTGGATATGGCGGTGGCAGTGGTGGTGGCTATGGTGGCGGTGGTAATAGTGGTGGTTATGGTGGGGGTGGTGGGTACAGCAGAGGGGGCTATGGTGGCGGTGCTGGCGGCTACAGTGGCGGTGGCACTGGTGGTAGTTACGGTGGAGATAACTACAACACTGGAGATGTTGAAAGCTATGGTAGCGGCACCAGGGGTTATGGTGGCAACAGTGTTGGTGGTGCTGGTGGGAATTATGGTGTTTCTGGTGGCAGCGAAGCGACCACAGGCTATGGCAGCAGGACTGACCAAGGAGATGACCAGTTTAATGCTCAGGACGACTTCTTGGAGGATGATTTTAAGGACGACGANGGTGAGAATGGTGGCGGTGAAGCGACCACAGGCTATGGCAGCAGGACTGACCAAGGAGATGACCAGTTTAATGCTCAGGACGACTTCTTGGAGGATGATTTTAAGGACGACGATGATGACGAGCCTGATGACTATGCCAACAAGAAGAGGTGA